The sequence below is a genomic window from Methylotuvimicrobium alcaliphilum 20Z.
TGTTAATTGTAATTTTTTATCTGACATAACAACTATCCAATTATCTGCTCAACCGACAGGCCGCGCTTGGCTGCGATGTCTTTTGGCTCATGCATTTCAGTTAACCCGGCAATCGTAGCTCTAACAACGTTAATTGGGTTGTTAGTTCCAATGCATTTGGCCAGTACATTATGAACACCGACCACTTCGAATACCGCACGCATTGCTCCGCCGGCAATAATACCGGTACCATCCGACGCTGGTTGCATATAGACTTTTGCCGCCCCGGTGGACGCCGTAACTGCGTATTGCAAAGT
It includes:
- the rpsE gene encoding 30S ribosomal protein S5, whose amino-acid sequence is MATAPSQASTDGLQEKLVSVRRVAKVVKGGRVFGFAALTVVGDGEGRVGYGVSKAREVPVAIQKSLEQARKNMRKVALKGDTLQYAVTASTGAAKVYMQPASDGTGIIAGGAMRAVFEVVGVHNVLAKCIGTNNPINVVRATIAGLTEMHEPKDIAAKRGLSVEQIIG